The DNA window CATCACCCGCGCCAACGTGGGTTCGATGCGCAACCGGGGTGTTGAAGTCATTGTCAACGTTGTGCCGGTGCAGACAAAGTCGTTCGTCTGGAATTCGAGCGTCAACTTCTCAACCAACCAGAACCGACTGACCTCGCTGACCAACGACCTGTACACGCTGACCAACGACTTTTTCAACACCGGCTACACGGGTGAACCCATCCAGACCTACACCAGCCGGGTGCGGGTAGGGCAACCCATCGGTAACTTCTACGGCTTCAAGGTAGTCGATGTGGGGGCTGACGGGAAATGGATTTACGAAAACCGGGAAGGGCAGCAGGTGCCATACGATCAGTTTGCCCACAGCGACGAAGACAAGATGATTCTTGGCAATGGCCTACCCAGGTACTACGCGGGCTGGAACAACAACCTGCGTTACAAAAACTTCGACCTAGCCGTTACCATGCGCGGTGCGTTTGGCTACCAGATTCTGAACTTCCAGCGGATGTACTACGAAAACCCCGGTGTGGTGCAATACAACCAGCTGCGGTCGGCGCAGGAGCCGGTGTTCGGCAAAGTCGTACTGAACAAAAACGTACCGCTCGAATACAACAGCTATTATGTTGAAAACGGCGATTTCTGGAAGATCGATAACGTCACGCTGGGCTACAACGTCAACCTGCCCACCAGCAGTAAGATCATCCGCAATGCCCGCGTCTACGTCTCGACGCTGAATACGTTCCAGTTCACCGGCTACAAAGGGCTTGACCCCGAAGTTAACCGGGGTGGGCTGGCTCCCGGCCTCGACGACCGTGACAAGTACCCATCGGTACGTACCTACACGTTTGGCCTGAACCTAACTTTTTAACTTATATCCGCCATGACTTTCAAACCATACCGGCAGGCGGGCAGTACCGCCCTCTTGATTTCAGCTCTAACCGCGCTGATGCCGGGCTGCACCAAACTCCAGGACGAAAACTACACGCAGCTCGTCAGCAGCAGCTTCGTACCGACCCCGCAGGATTTGGCGTCGCTCGTTGGGCCAGCCTACGGCAACTGGCGTCCGCTGATGATGCAGAACAACGGCTTTTTCCGCACCAACGAAATCGGTGCCGACGAACTCGTAATCCCCGCCCGGCCCAACGGCTGGGTCGACGGGGGGATTTTCCGGCGGCTGCACGAACACAAGTGGACCTCGCAGGACGGCAGTGCGTACGATAACTGGAATAACGCCTTTGGTGGCATCACCAACGCCAACCGGGTGATCTACCAGATTGAGTCGGGGCAGATTCCGGTGACGCAGGGCAAAGACGCCCTGTTGGGTGAACTGCGCGTATTGCGGGCGTCGTACTACTACGTGCTCTGCGACATCTTCGGTAACGTACCCATCGTCACGCGGTTCAACGTAGAGGAAGGCTTTCTGCCTGATCAAAGCTCACGTGCCGAGGTGTATAACTTCATCGTAAAAGAAATTACCGAGTCGCTGCCGCTGCTGGGCAACACGGTCGATAAAAGCACGTATGGCCGGTTCAATAATAAGTGGGCGGCCTATGCACTGCTGGCGCGGGTGTACCTCAACGCACAGGTGTACTCGGGTACGGCGCAGTGGGACAAGTGCGCTGCGGCCTGCGACGCCGTTATTAACGCTGGACTTTTTGCGCTTGAAACCAATCAGCGCGACGTGTTCAAAACGGTTAATGAAAACTCGAAAGAGATCGTCTTCGCTATTCCGTACGACGAAATATACGGGGGTACGTTCAGCATGGCGATGGAGACGCTGCAACCCGCCAACCAGAAAACCTACGGTGTTGAAGCGGCCTGTTGGGGCGGCACCTGCGCCGTACCGCAATTCATCAACACCTACGATCCCGACGACAGCCGGTTGAAGGAAAACTGGATTCAGGGACAGCAGTACGATGCCTCCGGACAACCGCTGTTAGGCAGTATGCGGGCCACCAACGGCAAGCCGCTGATCTATCTTAACCAACTGCCGGGTGTCGATTCGTCGGAGGAAGTACACGGTTTTCGCATGGGTAAGTACGAGTATAAGCAGGGCCTGCGGATCAACATGAGCAACGATGTGCCGTTGTTCCGGTATGCCGACCTGCTGATGATGAAA is part of the Spirosoma rhododendri genome and encodes:
- a CDS encoding RagB/SusD family nutrient uptake outer membrane protein; translated protein: MYSGTAQWDKCAAACDAVINAGLFALETNQRDVFKTVNENSKEIVFAIPYDEIYGGTFSMAMETLQPANQKTYGVEAACWGGTCAVPQFINTYDPDDSRLKENWIQGQQYDASGQPLLGSMRATNGKPLIYLNQLPGVDSSEEVHGFRMGKYEYKQGLRINMSNDVPLFRYADLLMMKAECLLRTGNAGGAATLVTQVRSRSFKNNSTKATVTAADLIKGSIYKYGLTRNGQFTTTQTGDDVQYGRFLDELGWEFTQEGHRRQDMIRFGTYTKKSWLSHSPNGDYRILLPLPQAELNKNPKLKQNPGY